One segment of Olsenella uli DSM 7084 DNA contains the following:
- the ybeY gene encoding rRNA maturation RNase YbeY, which translates to MATNDYDLTVEGGVRPILPEGELCAICDLVLEQEGVGRPCAVSVSIVSDERMRELNRTWRDQDRATDVLSLECERPGDPDLAPGEPCELGDIVLAPSYIRRQAQRLSTTEADECRLLLVHGMLHLLGYDHLDDAEAEVMEAREDALLDLVATDGSLGLVTVARHGDGE; encoded by the coding sequence ATGGCAACTAACGACTACGACCTGACGGTCGAGGGGGGTGTCAGACCCATACTGCCAGAGGGCGAGCTGTGCGCCATCTGCGACCTCGTCCTGGAGCAGGAGGGCGTCGGGAGGCCCTGTGCGGTGTCAGTCTCCATCGTCTCCGACGAGCGCATGCGTGAGCTCAATCGCACGTGGCGCGACCAGGACCGGGCCACGGACGTCCTGTCGCTCGAGTGTGAGCGCCCCGGCGATCCCGACCTCGCGCCCGGAGAGCCCTGCGAGCTGGGAGACATCGTCCTCGCCCCGTCCTACATCCGCCGCCAGGCCCAGCGCCTCTCCACCACGGAGGCAGACGAGTGCCGGCTGTTGCTCGTCCACGGCATGCTGCACCTCCTGGGATACGACCACCTGGACGATGCAGAGGCCGAGGTCATGGAGGCGCGCGAGGATGCCCTTCTCGACCTGGTTGCGACTGACGGGTCCCTGGGTCTCGTGACGGTCGCGCGGCATGGGGACGGTGAATAG
- a CDS encoding MiaB/RimO family radical SAM methylthiotransferase has translation MSAPRVAFVNLGCRVNRVEVDLIAQELARAGCVIVKPEEADAVVVNTCAVTAEAEAKTRKVVRRAASLGQVPVVVATGCVASLFSDELASIAPNVTVEADKSRVSETVLGELGLPAGSVGDDGELVATPTPTGRARPGIKVQDGCDNRCTYCIVWKARGAARSMGSGEVVSAVRDALSRGAREVVLTGINLGSFRGTCAGGGRIALPGLLELVLRETTVERVRLSSIEPPDVDGELLSVMAANPARIAPFLHVCLQSGCDATLRRMGRVYDTALYRTAIARAREMVPGIAVGCDLIVGFPGETDDDFERSLAFCAEMDFAKMHVFRYSRRPGTPAASAPDQVGPDVMAARSSRMRALADRMRHDQAARRVGQEELVVVQRPGRGVTGGLFDVRLDASVPVDALVRVRIGAVMEDGTLVAVGA, from the coding sequence GTGAGCGCACCCCGCGTTGCCTTCGTCAACCTGGGCTGCAGGGTCAACCGCGTTGAGGTCGACCTCATCGCCCAGGAGCTCGCGCGTGCGGGCTGTGTCATCGTCAAGCCCGAGGAGGCGGACGCCGTCGTCGTCAACACCTGTGCCGTCACGGCCGAAGCCGAGGCCAAGACGCGCAAGGTCGTCCGCAGGGCTGCGTCGCTGGGGCAGGTCCCCGTGGTGGTCGCCACGGGCTGCGTCGCCAGCCTCTTCTCGGACGAGCTCGCCTCCATCGCGCCCAACGTCACGGTCGAGGCCGACAAGTCGCGCGTGTCCGAGACGGTCCTGGGCGAGCTGGGACTGCCCGCAGGCTCCGTCGGCGACGACGGAGAGCTGGTCGCGACACCCACGCCGACCGGCCGTGCGCGACCAGGCATAAAGGTGCAGGACGGCTGCGACAATCGCTGCACCTACTGCATCGTCTGGAAGGCGCGTGGGGCCGCGCGCTCGATGGGCTCGGGCGAGGTCGTCTCGGCGGTGCGTGACGCGCTTTCGCGTGGCGCACGTGAGGTCGTGCTCACTGGGATCAACCTCGGCAGCTTCCGGGGTACCTGCGCGGGCGGCGGGCGCATCGCGCTGCCGGGCCTGCTCGAGCTGGTCCTACGCGAGACGACTGTGGAGCGCGTGCGCCTGTCCTCGATCGAGCCGCCCGACGTGGACGGGGAGCTCCTTTCCGTGATGGCGGCCAACCCCGCACGCATCGCCCCGTTCCTGCATGTCTGCCTGCAGTCCGGCTGCGATGCGACCCTCAGGCGCATGGGGCGCGTCTATGACACCGCCCTCTATCGCACGGCGATCGCCCGGGCGCGCGAGATGGTTCCCGGCATCGCTGTCGGTTGCGACCTCATCGTGGGCTTTCCTGGTGAGACGGACGATGACTTCGAGCGCTCGCTGGCGTTCTGCGCGGAGATGGACTTCGCCAAGATGCACGTCTTCCGCTACTCGAGGCGCCCCGGCACCCCTGCCGCCAGCGCGCCAGATCAGGTTGGGCCGGACGTCATGGCCGCGCGTAGCTCCCGCATGCGCGCGCTGGCCGATCGCATGCGCCACGACCAGGCGGCGCGCCGCGTGGGCCAGGAGGAGCTCGTCGTGGTGCAGCGTCCCGGCAGGGGCGTGACGGGCGGGCTCTTCGACGTGCGCCTGGACGCGTCCGTCCCCGTCGACGCGCTCGTCCGCGTGCGCATCGGGGCGGTCATGGAGGACGGCACGCTCGTGGCCGTCGGCGCATGA
- the rpsO gene encoding 30S ribosomal protein S15 — MAVTKERKAELIAQYGKDANDSGSAPVQVALLTERIKGLTEHVKTHKHDHHTRRGLLMLVGKRRNLLSYIKKQDVEEYRALIRSLGIRDNIQ; from the coding sequence ATGGCAGTCACCAAGGAGCGCAAGGCAGAGCTCATCGCCCAGTACGGCAAGGACGCCAACGACTCCGGCTCCGCGCCCGTTCAGGTCGCTCTGCTCACCGAGCGCATCAAGGGTCTCACCGAGCACGTCAAGACCCACAAGCACGACCACCACACCCGCCGCGGCCTGCTGATGCTCGTCGGCAAGCGCCGCAACCTCCTGTCCTACATCAAGAAGCAGGACGTCGAGGAGTACCGCGCCCTCATCAGGAGCCTGGGTATCCGCGACAACATTCAGTAG
- a CDS encoding DnaJ domain-containing protein has translation MASMNEKDYYAILGVDKDATTDDIRRAFQKKARKLHPDVNKDPGAEERFKEVSEAYAVLSDDAKRRRYDALRSGSPFAGYASPAGSAGGGYGGSPFGDFPFGWGFPFGGGYGRGRGEPSARSRAYNPRAGADVSVRLDLDGDVAARGVRRGVTYQRYVACDVCSGRGSVETSHSETCPTCGGSGKMRVDLSGIFGFGVMEMECPECEGTGKVVADPCGNCGGSGRVLSASEVVVEIPAGSHDGDEVRIEGMGNAGTNGSAAGDFVCHIGVPSERLTQRQSMGFQVLGFDLPFIVFGAISGNLAAYSVFVVMLLVAGVLLAFRDGIAHERAWWRNALATLANGVATGTFFAILTIAMYSCTSSLGRAGYTGSALTRG, from the coding sequence ATGGCGTCGATGAACGAAAAGGACTACTACGCCATCCTCGGTGTGGACAAGGATGCCACGACGGATGACATCAGGAGGGCCTTTCAGAAGAAGGCGCGCAAGCTCCATCCCGACGTGAACAAGGACCCTGGCGCCGAGGAGCGCTTCAAGGAGGTCTCCGAGGCCTATGCCGTCCTCTCGGACGACGCCAAGCGCAGGCGCTATGACGCCCTGCGCTCCGGCTCCCCGTTTGCGGGCTATGCCTCCCCGGCTGGCTCTGCGGGCGGCGGCTATGGCGGCTCGCCGTTTGGAGACTTCCCCTTTGGCTGGGGCTTCCCCTTTGGCGGCGGCTACGGCCGGGGGAGGGGGGAACCGTCCGCACGCTCGCGTGCGTACAACCCCCGCGCGGGTGCCGACGTGTCGGTCCGCCTCGACCTGGATGGCGACGTGGCGGCGCGGGGCGTGCGACGGGGCGTCACCTACCAGCGCTATGTCGCCTGCGACGTGTGCTCTGGGCGCGGCTCGGTGGAGACGAGCCACTCCGAGACCTGTCCCACCTGCGGCGGCAGCGGCAAGATGCGCGTCGACCTCAGCGGCATCTTCGGGTTCGGCGTGATGGAGATGGAGTGCCCCGAATGCGAGGGCACGGGCAAGGTCGTCGCCGATCCCTGCGGCAACTGCGGCGGCTCGGGTCGCGTGCTCTCGGCGAGCGAGGTCGTCGTCGAGATTCCCGCTGGAAGCCACGATGGCGACGAGGTCCGCATCGAGGGCATGGGCAATGCGGGGACCAATGGCTCCGCTGCGGGCGACTTCGTCTGTCACATCGGCGTTCCCAGCGAGCGGCTGACGCAGCGTCAGTCGATGGGCTTTCAGGTTCTGGGCTTCGACCTGCCGTTCATCGTCTTCGGTGCGATATCCGGCAATCTTGCCGCCTACAGCGTCTTCGTGGTCATGCTCCTGGTCGCCGGCGTGCTGCTGGCCTTCAGGGATGGGATCGCCCACGAGCGCGCCTGGTGGAGGAACGCCCTCGCGACGCTCGCGAACGGCGTGGCGACGGGAACGTTCTTCGCGATCCTCACCATCGCCATGTACTCGTGCACCTCGTCGCTCGGCCGGGCGGGCTATACCGGCTCCGCGTTGACGCGGGGGTAG
- the era gene encoding GTPase Era, producing the protein MTDASPTPSAPAGPTPFRSGFVALVGRPSVGKSTLLNACFKDKIAITSPVAQTTRRRMRATINAEGSQLVIVDTPGLHKPKDALGKELNKVALGELADVDAVAFLVDATKPVGRGDEWVARHVAASHAPFKLLVVTKADLASSELITSQLAAASALADFDDALVVSSKEGFNVDGFVSLVSAHLPEGPRWFPEGMDTDMSDEDLVAEFIREKVLLNMRQEVPHSVGVLCDDIVWAKDGHASITATIIVEREGQKGMVIGGGGRMIKRIGTQARRDVERLLGCACFLDIQVRVRPAWRRDANEIRRLGYEADE; encoded by the coding sequence ATGACGGACGCAAGCCCTACCCCTTCCGCCCCCGCCGGTCCGACACCTTTCAGAAGCGGCTTCGTCGCCCTCGTGGGACGCCCCAGCGTCGGCAAGTCGACGCTGCTCAACGCCTGCTTCAAAGACAAGATCGCCATCACGAGCCCCGTGGCGCAAACCACGCGCCGCCGCATGCGGGCGACCATCAACGCCGAGGGATCGCAGCTCGTCATCGTGGACACCCCGGGCCTGCATAAGCCCAAGGACGCGCTTGGCAAGGAGCTCAACAAGGTCGCCCTGGGCGAGCTTGCCGACGTCGACGCCGTGGCCTTCCTCGTCGATGCCACGAAGCCGGTGGGCAGGGGCGACGAGTGGGTGGCCAGGCACGTGGCGGCGTCGCATGCCCCCTTCAAGCTGCTGGTGGTCACCAAGGCCGATCTGGCGTCGAGCGAGCTGATCACCTCGCAGCTGGCCGCCGCTTCGGCGCTCGCCGACTTCGATGACGCGCTCGTCGTCTCCTCGAAGGAGGGCTTCAACGTCGACGGCTTCGTCTCCCTCGTCTCGGCCCACCTGCCCGAGGGGCCACGGTGGTTTCCCGAGGGCATGGACACGGACATGAGCGACGAGGATCTCGTCGCCGAGTTCATCCGCGAGAAGGTCCTGCTCAACATGAGGCAGGAGGTGCCCCACTCCGTGGGCGTGCTCTGCGACGACATAGTGTGGGCCAAGGACGGACACGCCTCCATCACGGCGACCATCATCGTCGAGCGCGAGGGGCAGAAGGGTATGGTCATCGGAGGCGGCGGCCGCATGATCAAGCGCATCGGGACCCAGGCCCGTCGTGACGTCGAGCGGCTCCTGGGCTGTGCGTGCTTCCTCGACATCCAGGTGCGGGTACGACCTGCGTGGCGCCGCGACGCCAACGAGATCCGCCGCCTGGGCTACGAGGCCGACGAGTAG
- the recO gene encoding DNA repair protein RecO: protein MAPRGTYRTKAIVVDRRTRLKEQDLILVLLAEDGSEKSVVAKGALKPGGRLAARVDFFGETDFLLARGRSLDVVAEASSTNAHLAIRGDLARMSAASAICEVARLTCFADVRDPFLYPICSRALCACEEAGDQGHLDLVAAAYALKVLAHGGWRPELRFCTSCGDEDVAFFSVASGGMLCASCAKDVAGAREMGRSGRLWLAALLQSTFDELLSAPIDVGTSTELVSLVHVWCATHLDARLRAFEFMLSM from the coding sequence GTGGCACCGCGCGGGACCTATCGCACCAAGGCGATCGTCGTCGATCGCAGGACACGGCTCAAGGAGCAGGATCTCATCCTGGTGCTGCTCGCCGAGGACGGCTCGGAGAAGAGCGTCGTGGCAAAGGGGGCGCTCAAGCCCGGAGGGCGCCTCGCGGCGCGCGTCGACTTCTTCGGCGAGACGGACTTCCTCCTCGCGCGCGGCCGCTCCCTCGACGTCGTGGCGGAGGCCTCCTCTACGAACGCCCATCTCGCCATCCGTGGCGACCTCGCTCGCATGAGCGCCGCTTCGGCCATCTGCGAGGTGGCACGGCTCACCTGCTTTGCCGACGTGCGCGACCCCTTCCTGTACCCCATCTGCTCGCGCGCCCTGTGCGCTTGCGAGGAGGCCGGGGACCAGGGGCACCTCGACCTCGTCGCCGCAGCCTACGCCCTCAAGGTCCTCGCACATGGTGGCTGGCGTCCCGAACTGCGCTTCTGCACGTCCTGTGGGGACGAGGACGTCGCGTTCTTCTCGGTTGCCTCAGGGGGCATGCTCTGCGCGAGCTGCGCCAAGGACGTCGCAGGGGCACGGGAGATGGGACGCTCGGGGCGCTTGTGGCTCGCCGCCTTGCTCCAGTCCACGTTCGACGAGCTCCTCTCGGCGCCCATCGATGTGGGGACCTCGACCGAGCTGGTGTCGCTCGTGCACGTCTGGTGTGCGACCCACCTGGATGCACGGCTCAGGGCCTTCGAGTTCATGCTGAGCATGTAG
- a CDS encoding polyribonucleotide nucleotidyltransferase produces MAKVTHEFDLFGKHYTLETGELAKQATGECLVSCGESTVNVTVVVSKERKNYDFFPLTVDFVEKMYAVGRIPGGYLKREARPSEKATLTARLIDRPIRPSFPEGFRNEVQIVAMPLVADQVNPVDTISVMGASAAMTVGGVPFEGPLACVRVGRDVETGEFIVNPSYEERDASDLDLELAGSATFISMLEAGAKEVSEDDMLAAMAFGQEAIAAFCEEQRVFFAKVEQANGSIVAREYVLDEPVPEVHERVFAHFDEMRAALTDADKLARMGKVEALKEAIRAEFSEDEQLQWDRAIPVELKSLEKHAMRRMVVECGERVDGRSATEVRPLMVKPDYLPRVHGSGLFQRGQTQVLSIATLGMLNEWQRLDTIEPVDGKRYIHHYNFPPFCTGETGRMGAPKRREIGHGSLAERALLPVIPSEDEFPYAIRVVSEVMESNGSSSMASTCGSTLALMDAGVPLARPVSGVAMGLIQEEGKTVVLTDIQGLEDFLGDMDFKVCGTVKGITAMQMDNKATGLTPEILRQALMQAHEGRMHILEAMLEQIPAPRESTKESAPQIISIQIPTDKIRDVIGSGGKVIRGIQDDTGATIDIQEDGTVFIAGTGGAAGEASERIKAIVKVPEAGEEYTGRVVGIQPFGAFVELLPGKDGLLHISRVAQGRVDKVEDVLSIGDEVKVRVIEVDEKGKISLDRLDKPEAPAVPSGHGERPDHGSHGDGRVGGRRRHPGDKGSVGTRHPRRHHEG; encoded by the coding sequence ATGGCAAAGGTCACGCACGAGTTCGATCTCTTTGGCAAGCACTATACGCTCGAGACGGGCGAACTCGCAAAGCAGGCAACGGGCGAGTGCCTCGTCTCCTGCGGGGAGTCCACGGTCAACGTCACCGTCGTCGTCTCGAAGGAGCGCAAGAACTACGACTTCTTCCCACTGACGGTCGACTTCGTCGAGAAGATGTACGCCGTGGGCCGCATCCCCGGCGGCTACCTCAAGCGCGAGGCCAGGCCCTCCGAGAAGGCAACGCTCACCGCACGCCTGATCGACCGTCCCATACGCCCATCCTTCCCGGAGGGGTTCCGCAACGAGGTCCAGATCGTCGCCATGCCACTCGTCGCCGACCAGGTGAACCCCGTCGACACCATCTCGGTCATGGGCGCGTCCGCCGCTATGACCGTGGGCGGCGTGCCCTTCGAGGGCCCACTCGCCTGCGTTCGCGTCGGTCGCGACGTCGAGACGGGCGAGTTCATCGTCAACCCCAGCTACGAGGAGCGTGATGCCTCCGATCTCGACCTCGAGCTGGCCGGCTCCGCCACCTTCATCTCCATGCTCGAGGCGGGCGCCAAGGAGGTTTCCGAGGATGACATGCTCGCCGCCATGGCCTTCGGTCAGGAGGCCATCGCCGCCTTCTGCGAGGAGCAGAGGGTGTTCTTTGCCAAGGTCGAGCAGGCAAATGGGTCCATCGTCGCGCGCGAGTACGTCCTCGACGAGCCCGTGCCCGAGGTCCACGAGCGCGTCTTCGCTCACTTCGACGAGATGCGCGCCGCCCTCACCGACGCCGACAAGCTCGCCCGCATGGGCAAGGTCGAGGCGCTCAAGGAGGCCATCCGCGCGGAGTTCAGCGAGGACGAGCAGCTCCAGTGGGATCGCGCGATCCCCGTCGAGCTCAAGAGCCTCGAGAAGCATGCCATGCGCAGGATGGTCGTGGAGTGCGGCGAGCGTGTCGACGGCCGCAGCGCCACCGAGGTACGTCCGCTCATGGTCAAGCCCGACTACCTGCCACGCGTCCATGGCTCCGGTCTCTTCCAGCGCGGTCAGACCCAGGTGCTCTCCATAGCCACGCTGGGTATGCTCAATGAGTGGCAGCGCCTTGACACCATCGAGCCCGTTGACGGCAAGCGCTACATCCACCACTACAACTTCCCGCCCTTCTGCACCGGCGAGACCGGCCGCATGGGCGCACCCAAGCGCCGCGAGATCGGCCATGGCAGCCTGGCCGAGAGAGCGCTGCTCCCGGTGATCCCCTCCGAGGACGAGTTCCCCTACGCCATCCGCGTGGTCTCCGAGGTCATGGAGTCCAACGGCTCCTCGTCCATGGCGTCCACTTGCGGCTCCACGCTCGCCCTCATGGACGCCGGCGTGCCCCTCGCGCGTCCCGTCTCCGGCGTGGCCATGGGTCTCATCCAGGAGGAGGGCAAGACGGTCGTCCTCACGGACATCCAGGGTCTCGAGGACTTCCTCGGCGACATGGACTTCAAGGTCTGCGGCACGGTCAAGGGAATCACGGCCATGCAGATGGACAACAAGGCGACCGGCCTCACGCCCGAGATCCTGCGCCAGGCCCTGATGCAGGCGCACGAGGGCCGCATGCACATCCTCGAGGCCATGCTCGAGCAGATTCCCGCTCCACGCGAGTCCACCAAGGAGTCTGCTCCGCAGATCATCTCCATCCAGATTCCCACGGACAAGATCCGCGACGTCATCGGCTCTGGCGGCAAGGTCATCCGCGGCATCCAGGACGACACGGGCGCCACCATCGACATCCAGGAGGACGGCACCGTCTTCATCGCCGGCACGGGTGGGGCCGCGGGCGAGGCCTCCGAGCGCATCAAGGCCATCGTCAAGGTCCCCGAGGCGGGCGAGGAGTACACCGGCCGCGTCGTGGGCATCCAGCCCTTCGGCGCCTTCGTCGAGCTGCTGCCCGGCAAGGACGGCCTGCTCCACATATCCCGTGTGGCCCAGGGTCGCGTAGACAAGGTCGAGGACGTCCTGAGCATCGGTGACGAGGTCAAGGTCAGGGTCATTGAGGTGGACGAGAAGGGCAAGATCTCCCTTGACCGCCTCGACAAGCCCGAGGCCCCCGCAGTCCCCTCCGGGCATGGTGAGCGCCCCGATCACGGCAGCCACGGAGACGGTCGCGTCGGCGGACGCCGGCGACACCCAGGCGACAAGGGCAGTGTCGGCACTCGCCATCCCCGTCGCCATCACGAGGGCTGA
- a CDS encoding PhoH family protein — translation MEPTHVRLTIPDSVDPTALMGPSDSLLRRVEASFDAMIAVRGSQVSVIGPNSVVEQVTSVFSRLISMVEAGDLPTADDVELLIGQVTHGATREGSVPDEILLTYRGRAIRPKTAGQRGYVESIGTHTITFAVGPAGTGKTYLAMAMAVAALKRREVSRIVLVRPVVEAGESLGYLPGTLEEKLDPYVRPLYDALFDMTDRQRGNDLIEQGVIEVAPLAFMRGRTMNDAFVILDEAQNTTPDQMKMFLTRLGYASRFVITGDMTQHDLLGPNGLESARRVLSEIDDIAFVDLGRNDIVRHALVARIVDAYDGAGGALAPRGERGHGN, via the coding sequence ATGGAGCCAACTCACGTCAGACTGACCATTCCGGACTCGGTGGACCCCACCGCACTGATGGGTCCCTCCGACTCCCTCCTGCGCCGCGTCGAGGCGTCCTTCGATGCCATGATCGCGGTGCGTGGCAGCCAGGTGAGCGTCATCGGCCCCAACTCTGTCGTGGAGCAGGTGACCTCGGTGTTCTCGCGCCTCATCAGCATGGTCGAGGCGGGAGACCTTCCCACCGCGGATGACGTGGAGCTCCTGATAGGCCAGGTGACCCATGGGGCGACCCGCGAAGGCTCCGTTCCCGACGAGATCCTACTCACGTACCGAGGCCGGGCCATCCGTCCCAAGACGGCTGGGCAGAGGGGCTACGTCGAGTCCATAGGCACGCACACGATAACCTTCGCCGTCGGTCCGGCGGGCACCGGCAAGACCTACCTCGCCATGGCGATGGCCGTCGCCGCGCTCAAGCGGCGCGAGGTCAGCCGTATCGTGCTGGTGCGGCCGGTGGTCGAGGCGGGGGAGTCCCTGGGGTACCTCCCCGGCACGTTGGAGGAGAAGCTCGACCCCTACGTCCGGCCACTCTACGACGCCCTGTTTGACATGACGGACAGGCAGCGGGGCAACGACCTCATCGAGCAGGGCGTGATCGAGGTCGCACCGCTCGCCTTCATGCGCGGGCGCACCATGAATGACGCCTTCGTGATCCTGGACGAGGCGCAGAACACCACTCCCGACCAGATGAAGATGTTCCTGACGCGCCTGGGCTACGCAAGCAGGTTCGTCATCACCGGCGACATGACCCAGCATGACCTTTTGGGACCCAACGGCCTGGAGTCCGCCCGCAGAGTCCTCTCGGAGATCGATGACATCGCATTCGTCGACCTCGGCCGCAACGACATCGTGCGTCACGCGCTCGTGGCGCGCATCGTGGACGCCTATGACGGCGCAGGTGGTGCTCTCGCGCCAAGAGGGGAGAGGGGCCATGGCAACTAA
- a CDS encoding diacylglycerol kinase family protein, whose translation MIPGKRPSHPTFKRSFLFAVQGFRTAVRQERNIKVMLVGGAAALLLGVMLNIDPLSWAIILLCCGVVISAELLNTAIETVVDLVSPEFHPLAGRAKDIAAASVWVLCVLVALVGALVFANAIL comes from the coding sequence ATGATTCCCGGCAAGAGGCCGAGCCACCCCACGTTCAAGCGCTCCTTCCTGTTCGCCGTCCAGGGCTTCAGGACAGCCGTCAGGCAGGAGCGCAACATCAAGGTGATGCTGGTGGGTGGCGCCGCGGCGCTCCTCTTGGGGGTCATGCTGAACATTGACCCCCTCAGCTGGGCGATCATCCTGTTGTGCTGCGGGGTCGTCATTTCGGCCGAGTTGCTCAACACCGCCATCGAGACGGTCGTCGACCTGGTCTCGCCCGAGTTCCACCCACTTGCCGGCCGCGCCAAGGACATCGCGGCCGCCTCGGTCTGGGTGCTTTGCGTGCTCGTCGCCCTCGTCGGTGCCCTCGTGTTCGCAAATGCCATCCTCTGA
- a CDS encoding DnaJ C-terminal domain-containing protein, translated as MAGKDYYEVLGVDRGADAKTIKRAFLKRARKLHPDVSNDPDAEERFKEVNEAYSVLSDERKRANYDRFGTAEGPGGFGSDYVDMSDIFGGGFGINDIFDSFFGGPAGRSSARQASTRGRDMGLTLHITLEEAAAGCKKSIAYERLAPCDDCGGTGVAEGGHEKECGRCHGTGVVREVQRTIFGQMQSQSVCPDCGGSGKVIDKPCETCDGQGRAPSRETVDIEIPAGIHSGQSLSVSGRGEAGVRGDRAGDLIVRLEVDQHATFERQGDDLLCRVTVDSLEAIVGKSVEMDGIMAGERVTVTVPALCEFGQQVRVGGRGMPRMGMRARGNLIAVVEIVPPEGLTPEERGDIAAIVNARADADPAAAEAK; from the coding sequence GTGGCTGGTAAGGACTACTACGAGGTACTGGGCGTCGATCGTGGCGCCGACGCGAAGACCATCAAGCGCGCGTTCCTCAAGAGGGCACGCAAGCTCCATCCCGACGTGAGCAACGACCCTGACGCCGAGGAGCGCTTCAAGGAGGTCAACGAGGCGTATTCCGTCCTATCGGACGAGCGCAAGCGTGCGAACTACGACCGCTTTGGCACTGCGGAGGGCCCTGGCGGCTTTGGTTCCGACTACGTCGACATGTCGGACATCTTCGGCGGCGGCTTCGGCATCAACGACATCTTCGACTCGTTCTTCGGTGGGCCCGCGGGACGCTCTTCCGCAAGACAGGCGTCCACACGTGGTCGTGACATGGGCCTCACCCTGCACATCACCCTCGAAGAGGCTGCGGCTGGCTGCAAGAAGAGCATCGCATACGAGCGCCTGGCTCCCTGCGACGACTGCGGGGGCACGGGCGTCGCCGAGGGCGGACACGAGAAGGAGTGCGGACGCTGCCATGGCACGGGTGTCGTGAGGGAGGTGCAGCGCACCATCTTCGGACAGATGCAGTCCCAGTCCGTCTGTCCCGACTGCGGGGGCAGCGGGAAGGTCATCGACAAGCCGTGCGAGACCTGCGACGGCCAGGGTAGGGCGCCCTCCCGCGAGACCGTTGACATCGAGATCCCGGCAGGCATCCACTCCGGCCAGTCACTCTCCGTCTCGGGCAGGGGCGAGGCGGGCGTGCGGGGCGACCGTGCTGGCGACCTCATCGTGCGCCTCGAGGTCGACCAGCATGCGACCTTCGAGCGGCAGGGCGATGACCTCCTCTGTCGCGTCACCGTCGACTCACTCGAGGCGATCGTCGGCAAGTCCGTCGAGATGGACGGCATCATGGCGGGCGAGAGGGTCACGGTCACGGTTCCGGCGCTCTGCGAGTTTGGCCAGCAGGTGCGCGTCGGCGGCAGGGGCATGCCGCGGATGGGCATGCGCGCACGCGGCAACCTGATCGCCGTCGTCGAGATCGTCCCCCCCGAGGGCCTCACTCCCGAGGAGAGGGGCGACATTGCGGCCATCGTGAACGCCCGTGCCGACGCCGACCCGGCTGCAGCGGAGGCCAAGTGA